TCTAGAGATTGAGACCGGGAACTCGGCAGGAATCTGAGAAGTAAGTACGATGCAGCAGGTCTTGTCTTTGCAACCAGTAGAGACGCCCCCCGCTGACCTTTTCAAGAATAACAGTTTAAAGCACGTCTGCATGGCTTCACTCGGAGGTCACCGTGCGGTTGGTCATTGCAGCTGTTTACTGGTAACAGGACAGAAACCCAAACCTTACTGTGATACTTCAGGACATCCGTGTAACCCCCACCTCTGCAGGTCGCCGCCACCCCTGAGTCATCTTCCCCCACCTGGTCCGTGCACCTGTGCCAAAGCTGCAGTACTGCTCAAAAACGCCTTGCCTATGGATCGGGCGGAGGAGCTGATCAAACGCAGAGAAAAGGAGTTCCAGCAACACAAAGTCAGGTAGGGAGGGGCTGGCTGCTTACCAGAGAACTCTGATGTTAGTACAACCCAAACATTGGAGATCCTAGTGCTTGTATTCTGAAGTTGATCACCTTTTTGGTTCATGACTTCACTCATCCTCCTGTCTCCCCAACAGGACTGAGTCTGTGTTATCCTCTCTGCTGTATGCTCCGTCTAACTCTCCTCTGCAGTACCCTATCCAGGGTTTCAGAGTACAACCTATGACCTCCACCCTCATACCAGGTATGCTGCACCACACAGTATGTCCTCACatcactctgcactgtgaggCAACAGGAGGCTGTATTGGGTGAACCGTAGCAAAAGAGAATTACCAATAAACCCGGTTTGACTCGGTtcaggagaaccttcctgccctctgcaagAACCCTGTACTATAgtccctctctgtctgcaggacgctctctgtgaactggacttaacGTGCACACCTTCACACTGAACATTGTACATGTACACTatactgatttaatattccatttctctatctgtacatttgtatatttctcacttttattctgagttttatttcttattatttgtGATTAGTTTTGCTTGTATTTGGTTGCTGCAACAACAGAAGAAATCCAGTTAGGGATGAATGAAGTTCTTCTGATGCTGATCTGGTTGAACAGGAAGCTGGAGGGGGATGTTTGGTTTTGTCCTGCTCCGATACTTCCCAGTACAGAAGTTATGTACATGAGTGAACAAAGCCAGAGGGGAATGTGTGTACTAATGTAACTGGAGAGGATAAAGCACGCTTCCTTTGGATTTCAGGTCTCGCACTGCATGCAGAACAAAGAAGCAGCTACACGGTGGGTGTGACCTCACAGAGACAGCTGAAGTTTAAAAGGACAACTTTGATATTCTGGGTTTTCCTCTAAAGAGCTGTGGGCTATCTGTGCATCCCGGCTTTACCTGAGCTTTGGATCCGCTGTGTGCTCTCCATGGTGGGGGTTATTCCATGGGCCCTAACTGAGCTAACTGAACAGTGTTGAACCTTAATCTACCTGAATGTTTTGCCAAGTTTCTGAGGACTATTCTGTTCTCTGGGCTGCCTAAGATATAGATTACATAAcaaggtttttatttcctgctaaataaatgatgaagacTAAAGATTTACTGAGCTGTGTCGACTCTAGGTCTCCTTGAACGTCTCCAAAGGGGTCCTGAGGACACTGTTTCCAGCCAAAGGAGCGCAGGTCCAAGGTCAGCTCTAACCAAATGTGACTGGCTAAACAAATGGAATATCTCACAGAAGTATACGAGCTTTGTGGTCGAGGAGATGAACTCATACAGAATGTTCTAACCATGACAGGTAATGGAGAGAGCCGACTGATGATGGAGTCCAGCAGCCTGGAGACCCTCAATGAGctgctgggacatgtgtccTATACCAGCTCTGCTTACCACATACACACCGGAGACCTGGGTATGCATTAGAGACAGTCTGTGTGTAGCAAGGAGATGCACCCATACCATGACCCAGACCCTGACCCAGACCCAGACCCAGACCGAGAGCCTGACCCAGACCCGGACCCAGACCCAGAGCCTGACCCAGACCCCGACCCGACCATGACTCCGAACCTGAACcagaccctgaccctgaccccgACCCCGACCCAGACCcagaccctgaccctgaccccaACCCgagaccctgaccctgacccagaCCCAGACCCAGACCCATACCCATACCCAGACCCAGACCCAGACCCATACCCCAGACCcagaccctgaccctgacccatACCCATACCCCGACCCAGACCcagaccctgaccctgaccctgacccagaCCCAGACCCAGACCCCGACCCTGATAGAGCAAATGTGGTCCAAGAGAACTGCAACATCATGAAGTGGTCTTGGTTTGAGCAGGTCTGTGTTTAATCTAGACTTTGTGAAAGGTGTGCCACTCTTTCTGTATTCCTTTCTTCCCTAATGTGTTAGCAGTGAGACACAGCTGACTTTCCTCTTCTGTTCTCAGCATCCTTCCAGTTTGAGGACCATGAAGCTGTGTTTCCCGTTACCATCAAACAGCCTCAACCTCCAGTCCTGTACGACATGGGAACAGGTGGGCGTTCACTCAGCGTGGGGATACAACACTCTTTATTCATGGCGGGAAGGAGCTGCTTCTCTTCTTTGTGGGACGAACCATTCAGGCGTCaatcagtgatgtcacagaaAGGATTAAATGTCATGTCGTATATTAAGGACTAGTAACACCAACCTATAAACCATGCAGGAAACGGTCAGTAATTGCTCTCGATCATTCGACAGTGGGTCTCATGATGTCTCCATGTGTCTTTTCTTGAAATAAAGATATCAACTCTCAAGTCACCATCACCACAAAGACCTTCCTGCGCTACCCAGAACTCCAGAGGTTGTTGAGTAGCATCCGGCAGTTCTACAAAGACATAGAAGTCATCATCGCAGACGACAGCTTTGACCCGGAGAAAATTACTGGAGCTCACATCCAACATTACATCATGCCTCCAGCACAGGTACATTTAAAAGGGGCATTATAAAAGGCAAAGGAGCATTACATGGAATTTTACTTTAGAAACTAGAAAAGGCAGTGAGTgaatgaggggggggggttggggggggggtgcataGGCAACTTGGTTTACCTCAACTGTACCGATTTATCGTCACACAACATTGCAATAATGCTGGGGGTAAGAATCGTGTGAAGGGAGCACAGGGCGCCCT
The window above is part of the Eleginops maclovinus isolate JMC-PN-2008 ecotype Puerto Natales chromosome 16, JC_Emac_rtc_rv5, whole genome shotgun sequence genome. Proteins encoded here:
- the LOC134877455 gene encoding beta-1,4 N-acetylgalactosaminyltransferase 1-like, whose product is MAVSTFQTVVLVCVFATCTLLLFSVFGRDLKTPVAASITHPPGPPPKTKRSPPPLSHLPPPGPCTCAKAAVLLKNALPMDRAEELIKRREKEFQQHKVRTESVLSSLLYAPSNSPLQYPIQGFRVQPMTSTLIPGLALHAEQRSSYTVSLNVSKGVLRTLFPAKGAQVQGNGESRLMMESSSLETLNELLGHVSYTSSAYHIHTGDLASFQFEDHEAVFPVTIKQPQPPVLYDMGTDINSQVTITTKTFLRYPELQRLLSSIRQFYKDIEVIIADDSFDPEKITGAHIQHYIMPPAQGWFAGRNLAVSQVTTKYFLWVDDDFLFTESTKIEELVKVMEANPDLDVLGGSVGGLQFYFSLLYEEGDEMEGGCMYRKSRGRFHSLPGYPQCSLVNGVVNFFLARTDAAQRVGFDPQLKRLAHSEFFMDGLGSLMVATCGHVSIGHQKIRVSARYSRFRHPPTSDSDSKLQLHFFKNHLKCILYG